The genomic DNA ATAAAAAATCTAATCGATACAATCATATACGAAAAAGTAATATATATCGATTGTATTCATGAATATAATTCATTTAGGTTTGTAATCTAAAGTTCTCTTTCCCCGTATTTTTATCTCTTTTTTATAGGAACGGAGAGTATTTATCATGTGTTTTTTGTATCTTTGCGCACACAATAATAAAGAATAAAAATGAAACAACTCATCCTCATACTGTCGTTTTTATATTGCTGGCGGTAGGTTGTACTAACAAGAAAAGTACAGAAGAACCAGCAGCTAAAGCCATTGACACGATACCTATGCTGGTGACACAAGTACAACAATGCTCACGACTTTACACGACAGAATATCATATTCATAAGATTGTCACTCACGATGACAAAATGAAACTTTCTGGTTCATTCTTGAAGCAAGATTTCAGCATAAACTTGCCATTAGGTGACCGTCGTATTGCAATTCCTATGGATGCAACCTTAAAGGCATACATTGATTTATCCAGCTTTAGTAATAAAAATATTCAACGTAATGGGAAAGAACTTATCGTTACCCTACCCGATCCTAAAATTGTTCTCACATCAACAAAAATAGACCATAAGGAGGTGAAGCAGTTTGTGGCACTTACACGCCATAATTTTACTGATGCTGAGCTTACAAGCTATGAGGCACAAGGTAGAAAACAGATAATCGCTTCTATCCCGCAGATGGGCATCATCGAACAGGCACAGGAAAGTGCTGCTCGACAGCTTGTCCCTATCTTTACTGCTATGGGTTACAAAGAGTCTGATATAACTATATCATTCCGCAAGAAGTTTACTATTAGTGATTTGGGACAGGTTGTTGAAATAATGAAAAAAGATTAGAAATGGAAATTAAAACACCAGATAACATAAATACAGAGCAAAGAAATCAAGAGATAAAAACAGAGAAGAATGTTTTCCTTAGACGGTTTTTATCTTTTAATAAAGGCTGTTTGTTGACCTTTCTTGTCATCATTTGTCTTTGTGGTGGACTCTTTTATTGGTTTAATTCTTCCAACAGAGTAAGTGTATCTACTGATCAGCGTATTGATATCACACCAACACAGATACAACAGATACAAGACGTTGGTCAATGGGAATTCCTTGCTATTAATGATGAGGAACTCATTGATACAGTAAGTCGCGGTTTCTTTTCTGATTCAGAGCTTGTCCGAATTTATTATGGTACTATACGTTTAGGTGTTGACTTACATCAGACAGAGCCTCATTGGATTCGTGTTGAGGACGACAGCGTTATTGTTGCTAAGTTACCACCAATTGGATTACTTGATACTAACTTTATTGATGAAGCGAAGTCG from Prevotella melaninogenica includes the following:
- a CDS encoding DUF4230 domain-containing protein, whose product is MEIKTPDNINTEQRNQEIKTEKNVFLRRFLSFNKGCLLTFLVIICLCGGLFYWFNSSNRVSVSTDQRIDITPTQIQQIQDVGQWEFLAINDEELIDTVSRGFFSDSELVRIYYGTIRLGVDLHQTEPHWIRVEDDSVIVAKLPPIGLLDTNFIDEAKSRSFFEKGDWTPADREQLYNRAYKKMIARCMTAENIKIAENNAKQQFIQFLRSMGYKNIRVEVMSHK
- a CDS encoding DUF4230 domain-containing protein, which translates into the protein MLVTQVQQCSRLYTTEYHIHKIVTHDDKMKLSGSFLKQDFSINLPLGDRRIAIPMDATLKAYIDLSSFSNKNIQRNGKELIVTLPDPKIVLTSTKIDHKEVKQFVALTRHNFTDAELTSYEAQGRKQIIASIPQMGIIEQAQESAARQLVPIFTAMGYKESDITISFRKKFTISDLGQVVEIMKKD